The following are from one region of the Lacinutrix sp. Bg11-31 genome:
- a CDS encoding methylmalonyl-CoA mutase subunit beta — protein sequence MSKKLFSDFDSVSAKAWKQQIQADLKGVDYNSTLIWNTPEDINVKPFYHADDFNGEPFPEIPSNSWSICQSIFVFDVEKSNAKAINAIERGAESILFIIPNKEVSIEILLKNINATSTPLFFELQFLDADYAKQLSAITGVSLLTDSIGNLARSGNWFNNLKSDHEQLEKIVSKKNNTLSVDLSLYQNAGANIIQQLAYSLAHANEYLNILNSNLKSKITFKVSVGTNYFFEIAKLRALRLLWKTLASEYGVIEDCHIIAIPTKRNKTLYDYNTNMLRTTTECMSAILGGANTVCNLAYDAIYHKDNEFGERISRNQLLVLKHESYFNAVKNASDGAYYIESLTQQLSEKALALFKEIEAKGGFLKHLKEGLIQKKIKESAAKEQASFDNGDITLLGTNKHPNTEDRMKDDLELYPFLKMNARKTLLEPILERRLAETIEQNRLKTE from the coding sequence ATGAGTAAAAAACTATTTAGCGATTTTGATAGTGTTTCTGCAAAAGCATGGAAACAACAAATTCAGGCAGATTTAAAAGGCGTAGACTATAACTCTACTTTAATTTGGAATACTCCTGAAGATATTAATGTAAAACCATTTTATCATGCAGACGATTTTAATGGAGAACCTTTTCCAGAAATCCCATCAAACTCATGGTCTATATGCCAATCTATATTTGTTTTTGATGTTGAAAAATCTAATGCAAAAGCCATAAACGCAATCGAACGCGGTGCGGAAAGCATTCTATTTATTATCCCAAATAAAGAAGTTTCAATTGAAATTTTATTAAAAAACATCAATGCTACTTCTACTCCATTATTTTTTGAATTACAATTTTTAGATGCAGATTATGCTAAGCAGCTATCTGCTATTACTGGAGTTTCTTTATTAACAGACAGTATTGGAAACCTTGCCAGATCTGGTAATTGGTTTAATAATTTAAAAAGTGATCACGAACAATTAGAAAAAATTGTTTCAAAAAAAAACAACACACTTAGCGTCGATTTAAGTTTATACCAAAATGCAGGTGCAAATATTATACAGCAACTCGCTTATAGTTTAGCACATGCAAACGAATATTTAAATATTTTAAATAGTAATTTAAAATCTAAAATTACTTTTAAAGTATCTGTAGGTACTAATTACTTTTTCGAAATAGCAAAGCTTCGTGCTTTAAGGCTACTTTGGAAAACTTTAGCATCAGAATATGGTGTAATAGAAGATTGCCACATTATAGCTATACCAACAAAACGTAACAAAACACTTTACGATTACAATACCAATATGTTACGCACAACTACGGAATGTATGAGTGCTATTCTTGGTGGCGCAAATACTGTTTGTAATCTTGCTTACGATGCTATTTACCATAAAGACAACGAATTTGGCGAGCGTATTTCTAGAAACCAGCTTTTGGTTTTAAAACATGAAAGCTATTTTAATGCTGTCAAAAATGCATCAGATGGTGCTTACTATATCGAGAGTTTAACACAACAGCTTTCGGAAAAAGCATTAGCATTATTTAAAGAGATAGAAGCCAAAGGTGGTTTTCTAAAACATTTAAAAGAAGGGTTAATTCAGAAAAAAATAAAAGAAAGCGCAGCTAAAGAACAAGCTAGTTTTGATAATGGAGACATTACATTATTAGGTACAAACAAGCATCCAAATACAGAAGATAGAATGAAAGACGACCTTGAGCTCTATCCTTTTTTAAAAATGAATGCCAGAAAAACGCTACTTGAACCTATTTTAGAAAGACGATTAGCAGAAACTATAGAACAAAACCGATTAAAAACAGAATAA
- a CDS encoding septum formation initiator family protein, producing the protein MLKYFKNIFLIIFIAFAIWMLFFDGNSLIIHNELNNDIEKLEKEKEYYRKEIVKDNKAIKELKKEEGLEKFAREEYYMKRDNEDIYIIEYQDSLKVKKDE; encoded by the coding sequence ATGCTTAAGTATTTTAAAAATATATTCTTAATTATTTTTATAGCATTTGCTATATGGATGCTGTTTTTTGATGGTAATTCTTTAATAATTCACAATGAATTAAATAATGATATCGAAAAACTTGAAAAAGAAAAAGAGTATTATAGAAAAGAAATAGTTAAGGACAATAAAGCCATTAAGGAATTAAAAAAAGAAGAAGGTCTAGAAAAATTCGCTCGCGAAGAATATTATATGAAACGAGATAACGAAGACATTTATATAATTGAATATCAAGACAGTTTAAAAGTTAAAAAAGATGAGTAA
- the udk gene encoding uridine kinase codes for MLIIGIAGGTGCGKTTVVEQIMNELPEGEVGIISQDSYYKDTSEMSYEERTKINFDHPKSIDFKLLRQHLTTLKAGNSIEQPVYSFVDHNRTKETVTTHPKHVMIVEGILILSKPKIRDMFDIKIFVHADSDERLIRRVKRDIAERGRDINEVLTRYQTTLKPMHQQFIEPMKEYADLIIPNNKYNTVAVDIVRTIINEKLT; via the coding sequence ATGCTTATAATAGGAATTGCTGGTGGTACAGGTTGTGGTAAAACAACTGTAGTAGAGCAAATAATGAATGAACTACCAGAAGGTGAAGTTGGTATTATTTCTCAGGATTCATACTACAAAGACACTTCAGAAATGTCTTACGAGGAGCGTACTAAAATAAACTTCGACCATCCAAAATCTATAGATTTTAAATTATTAAGACAGCATTTAACAACTTTAAAAGCTGGAAATAGTATTGAGCAGCCAGTCTATTCTTTTGTAGACCATAACAGAACAAAAGAAACAGTAACTACACATCCCAAACATGTGATGATTGTAGAAGGTATTCTTATTCTTAGTAAACCAAAAATTCGCGACATGTTCGATATTAAAATATTTGTACATGCAGATAGTGATGAGCGTTTAATAAGACGTGTAAAAAGAGATATTGCAGAACGTGGTAGAGATATAAATGAAGTGCTTACACGTTACCAAACAACGCTTAAACCAATGCATCAACAATTTATTGAACCAATGAAAGAGTATGCAGATTTAATTATTCCGAACAATAAATACAACACAGTAGCTGTTGATATTGTACGTACAATAATTAACGAAAAACTAACTTAA